CGATGAGATTCGGGGAATTCTTCTCCGATGCTCCCGACGCGTGCGCCAGGATGCTCGTCGCGATGGAGAAGGCGCAGCCGGGCTGCGTGAACCGCTGGGTTGCCGAGGACGAGAAGGGTCTCGAAAACGGTCTCGTGCGTCCTGGCGGCCGGGGCATCGATGACGTCATCGTCCCGCTCGCCCTCTTCGCGCGCGATTCGCTGGCGCGGGTGCTCGGGGGATTCACGGCCGAGCGGCTTCGCGAACTCGTCGGCGATGGCGACGGGTTCGACCGGCACGTCGCGCTCGGGGCCCTGGCGCTCTGCGGGATCGACGTCGACGCAACCTTCGGGGACGAGGACGATCGCGATCCGGCGATCGAGGGGAAGATGCCGATACAGGTCCTCGCGGGACTGTACGACATGAACAGGAGGTTCCGTGGACGGCCGGGGAGCGGACCGTACGATCGCGTGTGCGCGCGGGCGAAGGATCTGCCACCGTCGGTCGTCATCTCGATGGCGCGGTTCGACCGGCACTGGAACGCGCGCGACGTCGGCGACGCGATGCGTGCCCTGCTCCGGGGGAGGCGGTCGCAACGTGCCAAGGGGCTCGAAAGAATTATCATGGCGACGATGTTCCTAAGCAGGATCAGCTGGCCGTCCGGCTATCGTTTCGATTTCCTGAAACGCGGGCACCGGGAACTCGAGACCGCGGTGGCGGAGCGGATGCTCGTCCTGCGCGCATCGAGGCAGGTCGAGGTGCGGTTGAACGACGATCATCCGTTCGTTCAGACGACGGTGAAGAAGGTTTGGAACCTCCTCGACGGGATGGATGGAGCCGCGACCGCGCTATCCGCGTGGGACGAAAGGATGCGTGGCTCGATGCCGGTGTCGGAGGCGGATCCTCTCCGCGCGCAGCTGCTCTTCTGGGGAGCGATCGAGCCCGCGGTGACCCTCACGGCCGATCGGTGCGACGTCGCGTTCATCCGGTCGGATCCCGATCCCGCGAAGATCCTCGAATCGCTCGATCTTCCAGCCTGACCGGTCCGCAGATGCGAACGGACGGCGGCGTCAGCGTCGTCTGGCCGTCAGGGCCGCGCGTGACGGGGACGATCTGATGCTCGCCGACACGCATCCATGTACCGGAATCCGCGTTCGAGCAGGCGGTGACGGAGTTCGGACTGTAAATAGGCCGCTACAGTGTCATAACATGTTGACATGCAATCTGTTGTTGCATTCATGGCGACTTGGTGGTAGCATGGATGCGCATCGATACGCACCACGACGGATCCACGGGTAACTACTGCTCCTGTTCGCGAGACACCGACGCAGGCGCCGAACGCGCGCCGTGGCGGAGCGTGTCGTCATCCCGGAAGGAGACAGCGCGATGTACACGGTACCCGATACGGACGACACGTGCCGCCGGCTCCTGTGGAACTGGCACCTGGCGATACGCATCTGCCACAAGGCCCACATCAAGGCCGCCGCTTTCCTGCACCGGAGCAACCGTCGGTTCGGCGTGCCAGTGGTCATCCTCTCGACGGTGACGGGCGCGTCGGTCTTCGCGACGATCGAGAGCTCGCCCGATGTCCGCATACGGATCGCCGTCGGCCTCGTTTCGGTGACCGCCGGAGTGTTGGCGGGCCTGCAGACCTTTCTCGGGCACGCCGATCGCGCCGAGACCCACCGGGTGGCGGCCCAGCGCTACGGGGCCCTCCGGCGCGAGTTGGAGGAGGTCCTCCACACATGCACGGATCTGACCGTGCTGCCCGAGGGATATCTCGCCGATATCCGGATGCGGTGGGACGAGATCGACAAGGACAGCCCGAGTCTCTCGCAGGCCCTCTACGAGCGCGTCGCGCGGAGCGTGAGGAAAAAGCGCGAATCGGGCGGGGAATTCGGCGTGCTCTCCTCTCCGCCGATCGTATAGCGGATCCTGCCCCTTGCCGCCCGGCCGCCCGCTCTGCTATGATGCTCCGGCCCGGCCGCGGGGCCGGGCACGCGCGCTGCCACCGCCACCCACCGCCGGCGAAACACGGCGCCCGCGAAGCTCGTACACGCAGACAAACCAGAAAGGAGTGCCCCATGGCGCACAGACACGTGAATCCGTTCCGGATCGTCCTCGCGGCGGTCCTCGGCGCGGCCGTCCTCGCGGCGGCGGCCCTTCCCGCGGCGGCCGCGCCGGCGAAGCGCCCCCTCATGCGCTTTCCCGACATCCACGGCGACCGCATCGTCTTCGTCTACGGCGAGGACATCTGGACCGTGCCCGCCTCCGGCGGAACGGCCACCCGCCTCACGATCCACGACGGCGCGGAACGGTACCCGAAATTCTCCCCCGACGGCGAGTGGATCGCCTTCACCGGCGAGTACGACGGCAACACCGACGTCTACCTGATGAACGTCGACGGCGGCGACATCACACGCGTCACCTGGCATCCCGGCCGCGACGAGGTGATCGGCTGGCACCCGACCTCGGGCAAGATCATGTTCAGCTCGGCCCGCAGGTCCTTCAACCGGTTCTCACGGCTCTACCTGATCAACCCCGACGGCACGGGGCTCGAGGAACTGATCATGCACGAGGCGGCCCGCGGCTGCTTCTCGCCTGACGGCTCGAAGATCGCCTACAACCGCATCGCCCGCGAGGACCGCACGTGGAAGCGCTACTACGGCGGGACGGCGCAGGACCTCTTCGTCTTCGACTTCGAGAAGATGGCGGACACGAGGATCACCTCCTTCGACGGGACCGACCGCCTGCCGATGTGGATCGGCGACCGGATCTTCTTCGCCTCCGACCGCGACGGCGCGCTCAACATATTCGGCTACGACACGGCGACCGGCGACGTGAAGAAATACACGAACCACACCGACTACGACGTCCGCCGGCCGAGCGAGGGCGGAACGAGGATCGTCTACGAGCTGGGCGGCGCCCTCTGGACGCTCGACACGGAATCGGGCCAGGCCGCGCAGGTGCCGGTCGAGATCCGCGCCGACGCCCCCGAGCTGCGCCCCTACTACAAGAAGGTCGACGGCTACATCTCCGGCGGCGACATCTCGCCCTCGGGGAACCGCGTGGTCCTCTCCGCGCGCGGCGAGATATTCACCGTGCCCAAGGAGGAAGGCCCCACGCGCAACCTCTCGAACGACTGCGGCGCGAACGACAAGGATCCCGCCTGGTCGCCCGACGGCGCCCTGATCGCCTTCTTCTCCGACCGCGACGGCGAGTACAACCTCTACGTGGTCGACCCGAAGGGGACGGGCGAGCCCCGCAAGCTCACCTCCTTCGAGAGCGGCTACCGCCACACGCTCCGCTGGTCGCCCGACTCGAAGCGCATCGCATTCACCGACCAGGCTCTGACGCTGTGGTACATCGACGTCGCATCGAAGAAGCTGACGAAGGTCGACCGCGCCGAGTACGAGAACATCGATGTCGCGATCGACCTGAAGCCGATCTACGACTTCGCGTGGTCGCCCGACAGCCGTTGGATCGCCTACTCGAAGATGAACGCCGACCTCGTCACGCAGGTCTGGGTGTACTCGCTCGAGACCGCGAAGACCGCGTGCGTGAGCGACGGGCTCTTCAACGACTTCATGCCGGCCTTCTCGACCGACGGGAAGCGGCTCTTCTTCGTCTCCAACCGCAGATTCGATCCCACCCTCTGCGATTTCGAATGGGAGATGGTCTACAAGAAGATGGCCGGCATCTACTCCCTGGCCCTCACGCCGGGCGCCGGCTCCCTCTTCCCGCCGAAAAGCGACGAGGCGGCCATGACGGTCGCCGAGCCGGAGGAGAAGAAGAACGAGAAGAAGGAGGAGAAGAAGGAGGAGGGTGGCGTCGTCGTCGAAATCGATTTCGACGGCATCGCTTCGCGCATCGAGGCCCTGCCGATCGAGCGCGGCAACTATCGCTGGCTCAGGACGTCAGGCGGCAACCTCTTCTTTCTCGACAAGGACGAGGGCGACTTCAACCGCTTCGAGTTCCGCGATCCGGGCCCGATGGACCTCTACCGCTTCGACTTCGAGAAGAAGGAGGCGGTGAAGGTGGCCGAGCGGGTCCGCGACTACCGCATCTCCGCCGACGGCAAGAAGGTGATGTTCGGCCGCCACCGCTTCGTCGCCACCGCCGACGCGACGGCGAAGGACACGAAGGGCGAGGCGCTTGATCTCGACGACGTCGTGCTCCGGATCGATCCGATCCGCGAATGGCGCCAGATCTTCGACGAGGCCTGGCGGATGGAGCGCGATTTCTACTACGAGCCGACGATGCACGGCCTCGACTGGAACGCGATGCGCGAGAAGTACGCGCCCCTCATCGAGAGCGCGTCCTGCCGCCAGGACGTCCAGTTCGTCATCGGCGAGCTGATCGGCGAACTGGCCACCTCCCACACGTACGTTTTCGGGGGCGACGTTCGCCGCGAGAACGACTACCACGTGGGCGTCGGCGTCCTCGGCATCGACTGGGAGGCCGACGCGAAGGCCGGCCGGTTCCGCATCACGAAGATCTACCGCGCGACCGACTGGACGCGCGGGACGGTGCCGCCCCTGGCGGTGCCGGGCGTCGACGTGAGCGAGGGGGACTACCTGCTCGCCGTGAACGGCGAGGAGATCACGACCGACCGCAATTTCTACAGCTGGTTCGAGGGGCTCGCCCGCAAGCAGGTGACGATCCTCGTCAACGACAAGCCCGCGATGAAGGGGGCCCGCGAGTACACCGTCGAGCCGGCCGGCAACGGCTACGTCTTCCGCTACAACGACTGGCTCGAGCACAACCGCGCCGTGGTCGACGAGGCGTCGAACGGCCAAATCGGCTACCTGTACTTCCCCGACACCTATCTCGGCTCCTGCCGCGAGTTCCCCCGCTACTACTACGGCCAGACGCGCAAGAAGGGGCTCGTCGTCGACGCCCGCTTCAACGGCGGCGGGCTCGACCCGGCGATCTTCCTCAACCGCCTCGCCAAGCAGCCGCTCGGCTTCTGGACGCGGCGCTACTCGCACGACCAGACGAACCCGTCGACGATCACGATGGCGCACCTCGCCTGCCTGACCAACCGCCAGGCCGGCTCGGGCGGCGACATGTTCCCGATGGAGTTCCAGATGATGAAGCTCGGCCCCGTCATCGGCACCCGTACGTGGGGCGGTCTCGTGGGCGTCTCGCAGTGGATCTCGCTGATCGACGGCGGCGGGCTGTCTGCCCCCGACTACCGCATCTACTCCCCCGACGGATCGTGGGTCGTGGAGAACGAGGGGGTCACCCCGGACATCATCGTCGATCTCGACCCGGTCGAGATGTCGAACGGGCACGACGCGCAGCTGATGAAGGCCGTCGAGGTCCTCATGAAGAAGATCGAGGACGATCCGCGACCGTGGCCCGAGCATCCGCCCTACCCGAAGCGGAAGTAGCCGGTACAGATCCCGGGAACGAAAACGGCCGGCGTCCCGAACGGGGCGCCGGCCGTCGCATTGGCGCGGGCGGCAGCTCAGAGCCCCGTGGGGACATCGATGAAAAAGACGGGAAGGCCGAAGGACGCGGCGATGCGATCCCCCAGCGCGCGGACGCCGAGGGTCTCGGTGGCGTAGTGCCCGCCGCAGAGAAGGTTGATCCGCGCCTCGCGCGCCACGTGCCACGCGCTGTGGGCCGGTTCGCCGGTGAGAAGAGCGTCGCATCCGGCCGCGGACGCCGCTTCGAGGAGCATCGAGCCGCCTCCCGAGACGACGCCGAGCCGGCGGATGCGGGAGGGGCCGAAGGAAAAGGTGCGCACCGGCGCGCCGGTCAGCCGGCGCACGCGCGCGGCGAGGCTCGACGGCGTCACGGGACGCGGGAGCGCGCCGAGAACGCCGATCTCG
This DNA window, taken from Candidatus Krumholzibacteriota bacterium, encodes the following:
- a CDS encoding Nif3-like dinuclear metal center hexameric protein, whose product is LYAAHLPLDCHPGIGNNALIADLLGLEGRATFGRYKGIEIGVLGALPRPVTPSSLAARVRRLTGAPVRTFSFGPSRIRRLGVVSGGGSMLLEAASAAGCDALLTGEPAHSAWHVAREARINLLCGGHYATETLGVRALGDRIAASFGLPVFFIDVPTGL
- a CDS encoding PD40 domain-containing protein encodes the protein MAHRHVNPFRIVLAAVLGAAVLAAAALPAAAAPAKRPLMRFPDIHGDRIVFVYGEDIWTVPASGGTATRLTIHDGAERYPKFSPDGEWIAFTGEYDGNTDVYLMNVDGGDITRVTWHPGRDEVIGWHPTSGKIMFSSARRSFNRFSRLYLINPDGTGLEELIMHEAARGCFSPDGSKIAYNRIAREDRTWKRYYGGTAQDLFVFDFEKMADTRITSFDGTDRLPMWIGDRIFFASDRDGALNIFGYDTATGDVKKYTNHTDYDVRRPSEGGTRIVYELGGALWTLDTESGQAAQVPVEIRADAPELRPYYKKVDGYISGGDISPSGNRVVLSARGEIFTVPKEEGPTRNLSNDCGANDKDPAWSPDGALIAFFSDRDGEYNLYVVDPKGTGEPRKLTSFESGYRHTLRWSPDSKRIAFTDQALTLWYIDVASKKLTKVDRAEYENIDVAIDLKPIYDFAWSPDSRWIAYSKMNADLVTQVWVYSLETAKTACVSDGLFNDFMPAFSTDGKRLFFVSNRRFDPTLCDFEWEMVYKKMAGIYSLALTPGAGSLFPPKSDEAAMTVAEPEEKKNEKKEEKKEEGGVVVEIDFDGIASRIEALPIERGNYRWLRTSGGNLFFLDKDEGDFNRFEFRDPGPMDLYRFDFEKKEAVKVAERVRDYRISADGKKVMFGRHRFVATADATAKDTKGEALDLDDVVLRIDPIREWRQIFDEAWRMERDFYYEPTMHGLDWNAMREKYAPLIESASCRQDVQFVIGELIGELATSHTYVFGGDVRRENDYHVGVGVLGIDWEADAKAGRFRITKIYRATDWTRGTVPPLAVPGVDVSEGDYLLAVNGEEITTDRNFYSWFEGLARKQVTILVNDKPAMKGAREYTVEPAGNGYVFRYNDWLEHNRAVVDEASNGQIGYLYFPDTYLGSCREFPRYYYGQTRKKGLVVDARFNGGGLDPAIFLNRLAKQPLGFWTRRYSHDQTNPSTITMAHLACLTNRQAGSGGDMFPMEFQMMKLGPVIGTRTWGGLVGVSQWISLIDGGGLSAPDYRIYSPDGSWVVENEGVTPDIIVDLDPVEMSNGHDAQLMKAVEVLMKKIEDDPRPWPEHPPYPKRK
- a CDS encoding SLATT domain-containing protein, whose translation is MYTVPDTDDTCRRLLWNWHLAIRICHKAHIKAAAFLHRSNRRFGVPVVILSTVTGASVFATIESSPDVRIRIAVGLVSVTAGVLAGLQTFLGHADRAETHRVAAQRYGALRRELEEVLHTCTDLTVLPEGYLADIRMRWDEIDKDSPSLSQALYERVARSVRKKRESGGEFGVLSSPPIV